The genome window AGTCTGTGTCGAAGAATGGAGAGACAATATCATCTCCGCCTCATTGCCATGTCTACCATTCAGGCCAAAAACTTATTAATTTGAGTACTAAGAATTCATCATGATAAGGATATGTCTCAAGgtttaaaataacatgtttatAAAGGTACTTACAAATGATTCATTAACAAAGTGTTCACATTgattaattaagtatttatttttttaaaaaaattattttattgtaaaattaatttattatacatatacaTTTTTACCAGGGTTTAATTATAttgtaaaataagtttatagTATGTTTGGTTTAGATTCCCTTTTagcaaaattgattaaaaaattttacGTTAAGGGTAGAATTTGTGGAATGGTGTGTGTCGTGGAAGTATATGCTCTTAGTTAATGTGTTGGGCAAAAGTGAGCTTCAAGATGACTCTGGTCAAGATTCATCGTGAGTGGACAAAGGTAGGGTCTGTTCATATTATAGATATGCCTCAAAAATCACTGTATGGTTTTTCTCAGCGGAAAATGActataatatttatgaattcATAAACATTCTTAAGAATTGAAAGATGATAGAACAATCTATTTGGACCAGGGTTAATGTTTGTGCTAGATGCATCACTTTGGCATGCATATATGTTTGGGGAATGCTTAGGTTAAAGTTGAACAGAATTATCAATATGCTTGGGAGTTAGGATGATAGAACAATCTTCAAATGCAAATAAAGCATATTTTAATATGGAATTCGATGGAATTTGGAACCTTTTAAGAGGACAAATGTCAAATGAATCCTATGCTTGAGTTCAACTCCATTTTTGGGTCATCTTACGTGGTTGGAGCATGTTAGAATTATGTCTTTGTATTCTATTTTTTGGTTCAAAATATTAATGTTAGCTTCAAAACACAAGAACCAAAACTACGTAAAAATTTCCAATTTACAGCAATCATAATACTGATTCAAAGAACCATAAAGGCATGAAAATTGAAACCAAAAACAGCTTCACAGTTGCAAAACGATATGTCGTCAGTTAACTGTTTATTAACAGAACcaaaatacatacatacatatttaAAAGGCAGCCAATCACAAATTCAATACTAAAATTTCTTTGGATTGTCCCAACTCCCAAGTCCCAACATCCAAGTATCAAACTCGaagaataaagaaataaataaaagcacaCAATTCTAGTACTCTGAAAAACTTGATGCCCTCAAGTCATAACTGTAGCGCTGAACAGCAACTACATAATTGTccccaattttcattttaaggaacatgatttaaaaaaactacTGTAGACAGAACACAAACCTGCCATTACTATCATTGAACGAGTATGTATCATCTTTATAATCAATAACATGaggatcaaatcaaatctatgGTTTCAAGCTGAATTCATAAAATGCATCATCAAAACAAATGATCATTTAAGCGGTGCCAGATAATGTTTGTCACAAAAAGTGTCAAACACATATGATCCCCATTTATCCTTGCAATCAAGCAAGTTACATTTGCATGATACCCAAGCTTAGGCTACCAGAAATGCCGAGTACTTATATAATGATACAAACATAGAAATAAACATAGAGGTGAAACATAATGAAGACTCCATCCAACATTCAAGGTACCGCAACCAATGTAACATGGAATTCAGAATGTAGATCCATTCCATCCAAAGTTGGAACCCTGCAGAACAAACAAAGTACCATTACCATCAATCATCAgccatgaaaacaaaaaatttcttgGGTGTAAAAGCAGACACTGGAAAAAGTGAGAATTGATGTTAAAAGAAAACAGATAGTATTATCAAAGTGTAAATTATAAATGGCGGATGGCGGAACATGGCAGAAGGTCGAAATTCTGCCATATAAACACGCCATTGCCCCTTATGTTATCGCCATGGGGGGCCTCCCTTCACAAATTGTCTATGGCAGTTGGCAAAATATCTGCCACGCCATTCTGCGATGGCCACTATTTAACAATACTGAATTTCTCCAAATATGTTTCCTTTTTCTACCCCTACATTAACCCCCTTAATTGTTTGAAAACCATTACACCATATATCTCTATAAGGAAGGTTGCTGCAAACGTTAAAAAAAGAAGCAGGAGATTGAGTGCATTCTCAATAAAACTCAGGAGAGTCAGTGCAATTTactcaattattaattaaaattacagctTATAAAGGGGGCAATGCTAACAGTATAGAACAGTGAGAATTAATTTACATGATGTAGTGCTGATGTAAAACAAGCAAACATTGTGCATATTCTTGACTCTGATAGACCTCAGCATATATgaacaataagaaaaaagataaggGGCAACAAGTGACCCTTCTTTTCAGGACAGCTCAAGTGTAGATACTTGCCTTGGTGTCATAGAATTTCAAGAAGAACCGTGACTTGGGCACCGACAATTTGGTTTCCAGAATTGAAGCAATTGCAGCACTAAGTTCCTTGTTTACACTAGGGTTAAGACCACCAATGGACACCAATTCTCCATAAGCTGCTGGCTGTTCATTCCCACCAAAAGCTATGGGTACTGATCCTTTCAGTACAATCATCACATACTGCAAAAGCAACAAAGGGAAGAATACTAACTTAATAAGGCTTTAGAACAGTCTGAACAagtcaaaaacatgaaaattttatGGCAAAGCAAGAAACGTAAATTATCATTAGCAAGACAAACCATCAGTAAAATATTTGACTATTGAGCAAATTCGCATGGATAGCATTATAAGATAACACGACACAAGAatgcaattatttatttttttcaagaaataatAGGAATCTGCATAGCCAAAATATAATGtatgtaaaattaataaaattaacattttaaattacCAGAGAGGGAAATCATGTTTTAAAAATGGGTATAactcattataaaaataataaaatgctaATGTTTTTATCTAGAGTCTAACAAACATGTACTATCAGTATAAAAATTTACACTGCCAACAAATCAGAAAtgatataaaagttaaaaaaaaaaactcattataaATGACAATTTGTGATTGGACCAGAGTGTATATAATATTACCTTTATTGtaaatgtatatattatttattcttttatttaataatatatgcaCATACAGTGTAAATGCTCCTCACACCATCTCCCAATTATCACAAATTGTCATATGATAAATTTAGCtactttaaaaatcatacaTATACCATGATTTTCGATTGGTCGACATTTTacccgttttttttttcttcataaattcTTAAATATGGTACTGTAGGCAAATAACATAGAAAACCATTCCCACCTTATCCATAGCTACCAACAAATTCTTTAAGCACCACAAACATACTTAATAGACAAAAGAAACACTCCAATTATAAGCGACCAACATCGACCATTTCTAAACCTAATTTTAATTTCACCATTT of Glycine soja cultivar W05 chromosome 1, ASM419377v2, whole genome shotgun sequence contains these proteins:
- the LOC114416543 gene encoding macrophage migration inhibitory factor homolog, with amino-acid sequence MPCLNLNTNVSLDGVDTSSILAEATSSVANIIGKPAAYVMIVLKGSVPIAFGGNEQPAAYGELVSIGGLNPSVNKELSAAIASILETKLSVPKSRFFLKFYDTKGSNFGWNGSTF